Within Vicia villosa cultivar HV-30 ecotype Madison, WI linkage group LG1, Vvil1.0, whole genome shotgun sequence, the genomic segment GGAATTTTTTGAGCAAGTATTAAGATACACATTCTAAcacattctttttttttattgaaagttAAATTTAACTCACTaatgataaataataaataaaattataaatagagacagataatgaataaaaaaattttaaattaaaagataaattcatataaaatatagaaaaattaaactagtaaaaatttatataaatatataaaaatctatattaaataaaataaaatgtatatgAAAATAATGTAACTTGATTCATAAAATTGACGTCCTCACTTGGTATGATAGAGAATCTAAATTATTAAACTTTGATTCTCGTAACTTATTTCATTAAACATGTGTTCTTACAAACTAATTGATTCTTGTACTCTACTAGATTAAACATATACTCAGTATTTACAATCGAAAAAAATTCAACTTTAAACTATCGGATTTGTGATAAGAAAACAATTATACTTGTGATAATAGCTCGAACATACAAACCATTAAAGCAGGTTTTGCACAAACCAGATTTAGTAAGACGAGTGAGGAAAGAGTCGGTCAAAATATTTGGGTTCGATATCTCATTTGAGCCTACAACAAACTTAAAGcttaaatcttttcaaatctcatcACAGAAATGACGCCAGTCACTTAAGAACCATTCACAAAGTGGACCGTCTTCACAGACGAGTCGTGAAATAATAGACGAATTATCGTGGGGGCTCATCCTTGAGAGAGATTAAGGATTGTTAGTAGAAATATCCTCACGTTTCAAATTTCCTACCACTATGTTCGTATTCAATTATAGGAGTAAGGCTGTACAAAAGAAACATGTCCACCATTTTGTTAAAATGTATAGAAGAAGAGAAATCCGGAAATTTTCTTGTTAAAGTACATGAAGGTATATCGAGGCAACATCTAGGAGGAAAAGCCATTGCCACAAAGATTCTCAAGGCCGATTACTTTTGGCCTTCAAtggttcaaaaagtcaacaattagAGCAAAAAATGTGAACAATCTCAGAAGCATGGTGACATTCATATCACCCTGCCATTCAATCTCAACATGTTAACTGGACCATGGACATTCTCCCAATGGGGCATAAATATCCTTGGCCTTTTTACACTGGCTTTGGAGTAACTAAATTTGTTATTATAGCTATAaactattttttccaaatggatTGATGCAGAAGCCTTAGCAAAGATCACAATGACTCTCCCTGTATCTACAATTACTACGGAAAGATTTTTTTCGACAATAAAAATTATCAAGACAAGATTGAGAAACAAAATGGAAGTTGATTTTCTAGGAGATAGCATGGCGGTTAACATCGAAAGAGAAATTGCTGCAAGTATTGATTTCGAGACTATTATTGGTGATTTCAAGCTACTCAAAAACTGTAGAGCATTACTTTATGTATTTTTAtgcaataatttttaattatttcatgtTCAACTTTATGTTTATTACAATTTAGATATTTTATATACATTATGGTATGAATAATTGATTTATAAATTATAGTTTAATTTATCAGCCACCCCATAAAATTTATTCTGGTTCCGCCACTGCATATACATTATAGAGACAATGATATGTTATCCCATACACCCAGGTATACTATAAATTATAGTATAcatgattatttaaaaaaaattattgaatagtTAATTAAGGAATATTTCAATTAATATAAAGATTAAAATTAGTAACCGGTCTGATTTTTGATTTGTTAACAAATGTCAACATAAATTGACAAAATTATTTTTCGTTAAATGTCATAAGTATGCATATTTAGAGGGCCTCTTAGCACGATAAGAATGAGAGATTATGAACACCAAAAACTTCTACTAATACGTCGTAAGTATACATAGTTAGAGAGGTAACTATGGATCCTAAATAATGGTACACAATATTATTTTATTGAGCATTCTATGGATCCTAgcatatttatatgatttaaacAGAGCTTTAAAAAACTACCTATATTACTTTTTATTCCGTATATTTATTCTCACACACGCCTTTATTACATGTAAAGGCATGAAAGATcatgtgaaataaaaaaatttgataaatCAATTTCGACGGTAAAAATTACAAATATTGAACCtaacaataaattaaatttgtAAAAAAGATAAATGCATTCACAACCTATCATGATTTACTTTCAATAGATTTTTTTAATCTACATGTTCGTTCCAATCAACCATAACTATTATACCAAAAAATGGTAAAAGCTTAATACcaatcatttaaaaatatatgatAATTTAGATTTATTTCAACTTCTTATAGACAACAAATTCATAAATTAATCTTTTATAAATCAATTGAATAAACTAtgagaaaatataataataataataataataataataataataataataataataaaaataataataataataataataataataataatgaaaagaacaaacaataaaaataagaaattgaTAATTAAACAGAGAATAATCTCATACAgttgttacaattttttttaataattccaCTAAGATTAGAGTCTGTAGTCTCTCACAAACCCAATCAaacaataacaaattaaattaatctCATTCTTTTACAATTACTCGTATATAATTTAGGACTAATTAAATCGACCTTGCGCTTACGCCTAACGTATACATTGATAATTGGAGGTCTACGAACAATGAGGTCCATTCCTGCTGTTGGTGAATAGTTTTTCTCATAATATACTAGAGAAGTATGTTGTTTACCTTCAAGCTTCTCAAATATATGAGTAATTAAATGGTCAAACCAGGTTAGCTTATTGTTTGttatttcttcattcttttccgCCCTGATAGGATGCATAAAACTAGGTGTCATCCCAATAACAATAAGTTTGGTCCATGACTTCTTCACGCCGATTTCACCTAAAATTGATATGTGAAGTGTAGTCGTAGACTTATGATATGATATTAAGCCAATGAACTTTTGTAACACAATCAGTTGTATCCCTTCTCCTTCCCGATCAAAAGTGTCATCCATGTaaggtatatatgtttttttgaaGACTTCATTgtttaaataaaatgatattaaacatAGTCTATCTTTATAACCTTTAAAACGTACAGACAACCAATGACATGTTCCGTCGGTGTAGACATAGAGATCCTGACGATCCGAATAAGAAGCAGGCATCTTAAATTTAAGTTCACTCCAACAATTATTTCTTAAGCTATATATCTCCCAAAAGATGTGTAGATAATGAGTTAGAGGAATTTGTACACAACGAACCACCTTATAGTCATTGTTAACTTGGTCATAACCAAATCCATGAACATAAAACTCTGGCCATTCATCATCATGGGGAGAAGATTCAATGAGACGTGACACACACAAGCTGGGAGGAATGATCTTGAATTCTTCGGTGGTTGGGTTCCACAAtacaactgtaacacccatatataaatacatgcatcaaatcatataagtatacatgaatccaagtatttggtactgaaataccaataagttcctagacaacacattatacatattaatgcccaaatactaaagttctacacaatggcataatatatacaagatgttcaaaataaaaagctaagaactagatcaaacaatgatctcaaaagaattccacaacggaagcttcgccacatccaaaataagaacaaggaataaggaaatcaaacttctttctccttacccttcgcggaacctgtagtacctgaaatcaatatataatggggtgagatataaaatcccagtgagttccctatcctatggatcctctcggctttacacggttctagcctatcactctcaaatcaagacaaggaactagaccttgagttcacacactaacattatatggaatcatacttagagttc encodes:
- the LOC131649847 gene encoding uncharacterized protein LOC131649847, encoding MDETFDREGEGEIGVKKSWTKLIVIGMTPSLMHPIRAKKNEEITNNKLTWFDHLITHIFEKLEGKQHTSLVYYEKNYSPTAGMDLIVRRPPIINVYVRLVLWNPTTEEFKIIPPSLCVSRLIESSPHDDEWPEFYVHGFGYDQVNNDYKVVRCVQIPLTHYLHIFWEIYSLRNNCWSELKFKMPASYSDRQDLYVYTDGTCHWLSVRFKGEIGVKKSWTKLIVIGMTPSFMHPIRAEKNEEITNNKLTWFDHLITHIFEKLEGKQHTSLVYYEKNYSPTAGMDLIVRRPPIINVYVRRKRKAGA